A region from the Corticium candelabrum chromosome 14, ooCorCand1.1, whole genome shotgun sequence genome encodes:
- the LOC134189469 gene encoding ubiquitin carboxyl-terminal hydrolase 48-like isoform X3, translating into MAPRNSDMGKKAWSWVKTTEPADVTQEHVITAYRIKWPACKSGFCSSKRFGCRGNPNCIQNIGEKFWLGEIADDFWHDLPDPRELKREEKSYVGLQNLGATCYVNTFLQLWFHMPAFRSAVYSWRPEATQLSSGIEEKPETDSQPVDHTVDFAMNGCEVDDLMEVVSNEAQPSQLDVELPEFDLPEFKGNEFSGCCDVCGQLQLIFTLLQYSCRRFISPASFVSVLGLSKHEQQDAQEFCKLFLSLLERKLAVQSSSLAQNAVQELFGGRYSYVTTCAVCQTESSSPSEFLELDLNIQGKSNLQECIQDFLQEEKLEGEDQYYCSQCLRKQNATRQIAMESLPPVLNMQLLRFVFDRATFRKRKLNSYLQFPEELDMAPYLTGYEGNGIMYDLTAVLTHHGPSAHSGHYIAYIYKKDNVSWWKFDDKDVTKLRSKKLQLAADEANYDGSKPRNKPKVLPGHQLSSKAYMLVYTRRADENHQDEVSDLCDSPPYLHESVAVDNNCVEAGIEERLKEIRDLGAKYGAIQEEKRQLFESLACVRDDDQWEWMSFDWLKNYFSRNNCDKPVPSVDLLSVVCKHGRADPLKIEKLKKVTLKAANQIFDKYGGNVRLNGDARLCLDCVCDECHRIRLMEKITNDHRAITAILKTPCTSASGFWVGKHSLRNWRKMLEKELSREGILSSTEESRDDTQSPEIDQPPVNDDNSIDGRQALGENSASQVSQFAQTSDDTVMERVGGSSDEGNSSQVDEVVLAKESEKDKIVVERFFNHELLCEEHGNFTANESDRRLVPCEVWSCLKEYFPDAPEFPALHLVCKECVQKCHATALEKDKLKDVAVKHKSALSDLYYGKNRPDFNNMKMITTGSDVSLYVVSEDFLDTWRRFVRYPLQNECPQVIDNTSLICPHGGVLVDFAEESSLDENDRFCVVTEREWDILTSLCTSQSHAILLTCDGTTRQPVTIPESCLACVAADKDVRSRLSQMFDNEVVYVRKITDKQAMVLPDPVESEKVSSCQENSENASYPVCVIDDNDDDDDGDDIALEMHQTKKAKIDYPVRRSTRRHVTRGDLKMNVSSHNTLRELKLKIMNKFCVAPFDQTLSLNGCPLEGDDATLEGLGVRPGDTIMLKEDEVVEDESLFQVLPACPAPEEGFKGTGLVGV; encoded by the exons ATGGCGCCTAGAAACTCGGATATGGGAAAGAAAGCATGGAGTTGGGTGAAGACCACAGAGCCTGCAGACGTTACACAAGAACACGTGATCACAGCGTACAGAATCAAATGGCCAGCATGCAAGAGTGGCTTCTGCAG TAGCAAGAGGTTTGGGTGTCGAGGCAATCCTAATTGTATCCAGAACATCGGAGAGAAATTTTGGCTGGGAGAAATAGCAG ATGATTTTTGGCATGATTTGCCGGATCCTAGAGAGCTGAAGAGAGAGGAG AAATCATATGTGGGCTTGCAAAATCTTGGTGCAACATGTTATGTGAACACCTTTCTTCAG CTCTGGTTTCATATGCCAGCATTCCGTTCTGCTGTTTATTCTTGGAGACCAGAAGCTACTCAACTGTCATCCGGCATTGAAGAAAAGCCTGAAACAGACTCACAACCAGTTGATCACACGGTTGACTTTGCAATGAATGGATGTGAAGTTGATGATTTGATGGAAGTCGTCAGCAATGAAGCACAGCCTAGTCAGTTGGATGTTGAATTGCCAGAGTTTGATTTGCCAGAGTTTAAAGGCAATGAATTTTctggttgttgtgatgtttgtggcCAGTTGCAGCTTATCTTCACTCTTTTACAATATTCATGTCGGAG GTTCATCAGTCCTGCTTCATTTGTATCTGTATTGGGGCTGAGCAAACATGAACAGCAG GATGCTCAAGAGTTTTGCaagttgtttttgtctttattGGAAAGAAAACTAGCTGTGCAG AGTTCTTCTTTGGCTCAAAATGCAGTCCAGGAGCTGTTTGGTGGACGATACTCATATGTCACTAC TTGTGCAGTCTGTCAAACTGAGTCAAGTAGCCCATCAGAATTTCTAGAACTGGACCTCAACATTCAAGGCAAATCAAACCTTCAAGAATGTATCCAAGATTTTTTGCAG GAAGAGAAACTCGAAGGAGAAGATCAATACTATTGTAGCCAGTGCTTGAGAAAACAGAATGCTACACGGCAAATTGCCATGGAATCACTTCCACCTGTTTTAAACATGCAGCTCCTCAGATTTGTTTTTGACAG AGCAACATTTCGAAAAAGGAAACTGAACTCTTATTTACAGTTTCCAGAAGAACTAGACATGGCTCCATATCTGACTGGATACGAAG GTAATGGTATTATGTATGACTTGACTGCGGTTCTCACTCATCATGGCCCTTCGGCACATTCAGGCCATTATATTGCATATATCTACAAGAAAGAT AATGTAAGCTGGTGGAAATTTGATGACAAGGATGTTACGAAGTTGAGAAGCAAGAAGCTGCAATTGGCTGCAGATGAAGCTAATTATG ATGGAAGTAAGCCACGTAATAAACCCAAGGTCCTACCAGGTCACCAGTTGTCAAGCAAAGCCTATATGCTTGTGTATACTCGTCGAGCGGATGAGAACCATCAAG ATGAGGTCAGTGATCTTTGTGATTCTCCACCATATCTTCACGAATCAGTGGCAGTTGATAACAACTGTGTGGAAGCTGGCATAGAAGAAAGACTGAAAGAGATT agaGATTTGGGTGCAAAATATGGAGCTATTCAAGAAGAAAAGCGGCAATTGTTTGAGTCTTTGGCTTGTGTGAGAG ATGATGATCAGTGGGAGTGGATGAGTTTTGACTGGCTGAAAAATTACTTTTCTCGGAATAATTGTGACAAACCAGTGCCGTCTGTTGATCTCTTGTCAGTTGTTTGTAAACATGGCAG AGCTGACCCATTAAAGATAGAGAAGCTGAAAAAAGTTACACTGAAAGCT GCTAATCAAATCTTTGATAAATATGGTGGAAATGTGAGACTTAATGG GGATGCTCGATTGTGCTTggactgtgtgtgtgatgagTGCCATAGAATTCGGTTGATGGAGAAGATTACTAATGATCACCGAGCAATAACAGCAATCCTTAAAACACCATGCACAAG TGCATCAGGTTTTTGGGTTGGAAAGCATTCTCTTCGCAATTGGCGGAAAATGCTAGAAAAGGAACTTTCTCGTGAAGGAATTCTGTCATCAACCGAAGAGTCTAGAGATGACACTCAATCACCAGAGATTGACCAGCCGCCAGTAAATGACGACAACTCTATTGATGGGAGGCAAGCATTGGGAGAAAATTCTGCATCTCAAGTGTCACAGTTTGCACAAACTTCAGATGACACAGTGATGGAGAGAGTGGGTGGAAGCAGCGATGAAGGCAACAGCAGCCAGGTTGATGAGGTAGTACTAGCTAAAGAGAGCGAAAAGGACAAGATCGTTGTTGAGAGATTTTTCAACCATGAATTGTTGTGTGAAGAACACG GAAACTTCACAGCCAATGAGTCAGATCGACGGCTTGTTCCTTGTGAAGTTTGGTCTTGTTTGAAAGAGTACTTCCCAGATGCTCCCGAGTTTCCTGCTTTGCATCTTGTCTGTAAAGAATGTGTG CAAAAATGCCATGCAACTGCATTGGAGaaagacaaattgaaagaTGTAGCTGTAAAACATAAATCAGCTTTGTCAGATCTCTACTATGGCAAGAACAGACCGGACTTTAATAACATGAAAATGATTACA ACAGGCAGTGATGTTAGTTTGTATGTGGTGTCAGAGGATTTTTTGGATACATGGAGGAGATTTGTGAG GTATCCCTTACAAAATGAATGTCCACAAGTTATTGACAATACAAGTTTGATATGCCCACATGGTGGTGTATTGGTTGACTTTGCAGAAGAATCATCACTTGATGAAAATGACAG ATTTTGTGTTGTGACGGAAAGAGAATGGGACATTCTCACGTCTCTCTGTACATCTCAGTCTCATGCAATTCTGCTGACTTGTGACGGCACAACGAGACAACCAGTCACAATTCCAG AGAGCTGTTTGGCATGTGTTGCTGCTGACAAAGACGTCAGATCACGACTCTCTCAGATGTTTGACAATGAAGTTGTTTATGTTCGAAAAATTACTGATAAGCAGGCAATGGTACTTCCAGACCCTGTAGAGAGTGAAAAGGTCTCATCTTGTCAAGAGAACTCTGAGAATGCCAGCTATCCTGTTTGTGTGattgatgataatgatgatgatgatgacgggGATGACATTGCATTGGAG ATGCATcagacaaagaaagcaaagatTGATTATCCAGTTCGTCGAAGTACTAG AAGACATGTCACAAGAGGAGACCTCAAGATGAACGTCAGTTCACATAATACTTTACGAGAACTTAAATTGAAA ATAATGAATAAATTTTGTGTGGCACCATTTGACCAAACACTTAGTCTTAATGGGTGCCCACTGGAAGGAGACGATGCCACATTGGAAGGGTTGGGAGTACGGCCAGGTGACACAATCATGCTCAAG GAAGATGAAGTAGTTGAGGATGAGTCACTATTCCAAGTTTTACCAG cTTGTCCTGCTCCAGAGGAAGGTTTTAAAG GGACTGGTCTAGTTGGTGTATAG
- the LOC134189469 gene encoding ubiquitin carboxyl-terminal hydrolase 48-like isoform X1 — translation MAPRNSDMGKKAWSWVKTTEPADVTQEHVITAYRIKWPACKSGFCSSKRFGCRGNPNCIQNIGEKFWLGEIADDFWHDLPDPRELKREEKSYVGLQNLGATCYVNTFLQLWFHMPAFRSAVYSWRPEATQLSSGIEEKPETDSQPVDHTVDFAMNGCEVDDLMEVVSNEAQPSQLDVELPEFDLPEFKGNEFSGCCDVCGQLQLIFTLLQYSCRRFISPASFVSVLGLSKHEQQDAQEFCKLFLSLLERKLAVQSSSLAQNAVQELFGGRYSYVTTCAVCQTESSSPSEFLELDLNIQGKSNLQECIQDFLQEEKLEGEDQYYCSQCLRKQNATRQIAMESLPPVLNMQLLRFVFDRATFRKRKLNSYLQFPEELDMAPYLTGYEGNGIMYDLTAVLTHHGPSAHSGHYIAYIYKKDNVSWWKFDDKDVTKLRSKKLQLAADEANYDGSKPRNKPKVLPGHQLSSKAYMLVYTRRADENHQDEVSDLCDSPPYLHESVAVDNNCVEAGIEERLKEIRDLGAKYGAIQEEKRQLFESLACVRDDDQWEWMSFDWLKNYFSRNNCDKPVPSVDLLSVVCKHGSCLHRADPLKIEKLKKVTLKAANQIFDKYGGNVRLNGDARLCLDCVCDECHRIRLMEKITNDHRAITAILKTPCTSASGFWVGKHSLRNWRKMLEKELSREGILSSTEESRDDTQSPEIDQPPVNDDNSIDGRQALGENSASQVSQFAQTSDDTVMERVGGSSDEGNSSQVDEVVLAKESEKDKIVVERFFNHELLCEEHGNFTANESDRRLVPCEVWSCLKEYFPDAPEFPALHLVCKECVQKCHATALEKDKLKDVAVKHKSALSDLYYGKNRPDFNNMKMITTGSDVSLYVVSEDFLDTWRRFVRYPLQNECPQVIDNTSLICPHGGVLVDFAEESSLDENDRFCVVTEREWDILTSLCTSQSHAILLTCDGTTRQPVTIPESCLACVAADKDVRSRLSQMFDNEVVYVRKITDKQAMVLPDPVESEKVSSCQENSENASYPVCVIDDNDDDDDGDDIALEMHQTKKAKIDYPVRRSTRRHVTRGDLKMNVSSHNTLRELKLKIMNKFCVAPFDQTLSLNGCPLEGDDATLEGLGVRPGDTIMLKEDEVVEDESLFQVLPACPAPEEGFKGTGLVGV, via the exons ATGGCGCCTAGAAACTCGGATATGGGAAAGAAAGCATGGAGTTGGGTGAAGACCACAGAGCCTGCAGACGTTACACAAGAACACGTGATCACAGCGTACAGAATCAAATGGCCAGCATGCAAGAGTGGCTTCTGCAG TAGCAAGAGGTTTGGGTGTCGAGGCAATCCTAATTGTATCCAGAACATCGGAGAGAAATTTTGGCTGGGAGAAATAGCAG ATGATTTTTGGCATGATTTGCCGGATCCTAGAGAGCTGAAGAGAGAGGAG AAATCATATGTGGGCTTGCAAAATCTTGGTGCAACATGTTATGTGAACACCTTTCTTCAG CTCTGGTTTCATATGCCAGCATTCCGTTCTGCTGTTTATTCTTGGAGACCAGAAGCTACTCAACTGTCATCCGGCATTGAAGAAAAGCCTGAAACAGACTCACAACCAGTTGATCACACGGTTGACTTTGCAATGAATGGATGTGAAGTTGATGATTTGATGGAAGTCGTCAGCAATGAAGCACAGCCTAGTCAGTTGGATGTTGAATTGCCAGAGTTTGATTTGCCAGAGTTTAAAGGCAATGAATTTTctggttgttgtgatgtttgtggcCAGTTGCAGCTTATCTTCACTCTTTTACAATATTCATGTCGGAG GTTCATCAGTCCTGCTTCATTTGTATCTGTATTGGGGCTGAGCAAACATGAACAGCAG GATGCTCAAGAGTTTTGCaagttgtttttgtctttattGGAAAGAAAACTAGCTGTGCAG AGTTCTTCTTTGGCTCAAAATGCAGTCCAGGAGCTGTTTGGTGGACGATACTCATATGTCACTAC TTGTGCAGTCTGTCAAACTGAGTCAAGTAGCCCATCAGAATTTCTAGAACTGGACCTCAACATTCAAGGCAAATCAAACCTTCAAGAATGTATCCAAGATTTTTTGCAG GAAGAGAAACTCGAAGGAGAAGATCAATACTATTGTAGCCAGTGCTTGAGAAAACAGAATGCTACACGGCAAATTGCCATGGAATCACTTCCACCTGTTTTAAACATGCAGCTCCTCAGATTTGTTTTTGACAG AGCAACATTTCGAAAAAGGAAACTGAACTCTTATTTACAGTTTCCAGAAGAACTAGACATGGCTCCATATCTGACTGGATACGAAG GTAATGGTATTATGTATGACTTGACTGCGGTTCTCACTCATCATGGCCCTTCGGCACATTCAGGCCATTATATTGCATATATCTACAAGAAAGAT AATGTAAGCTGGTGGAAATTTGATGACAAGGATGTTACGAAGTTGAGAAGCAAGAAGCTGCAATTGGCTGCAGATGAAGCTAATTATG ATGGAAGTAAGCCACGTAATAAACCCAAGGTCCTACCAGGTCACCAGTTGTCAAGCAAAGCCTATATGCTTGTGTATACTCGTCGAGCGGATGAGAACCATCAAG ATGAGGTCAGTGATCTTTGTGATTCTCCACCATATCTTCACGAATCAGTGGCAGTTGATAACAACTGTGTGGAAGCTGGCATAGAAGAAAGACTGAAAGAGATT agaGATTTGGGTGCAAAATATGGAGCTATTCAAGAAGAAAAGCGGCAATTGTTTGAGTCTTTGGCTTGTGTGAGAG ATGATGATCAGTGGGAGTGGATGAGTTTTGACTGGCTGAAAAATTACTTTTCTCGGAATAATTGTGACAAACCAGTGCCGTCTGTTGATCTCTTGTCAGTTGTTTGTAAACATGGCAG TTGTTTGCACAGAGCTGACCCATTAAAGATAGAGAAGCTGAAAAAAGTTACACTGAAAGCT GCTAATCAAATCTTTGATAAATATGGTGGAAATGTGAGACTTAATGG GGATGCTCGATTGTGCTTggactgtgtgtgtgatgagTGCCATAGAATTCGGTTGATGGAGAAGATTACTAATGATCACCGAGCAATAACAGCAATCCTTAAAACACCATGCACAAG TGCATCAGGTTTTTGGGTTGGAAAGCATTCTCTTCGCAATTGGCGGAAAATGCTAGAAAAGGAACTTTCTCGTGAAGGAATTCTGTCATCAACCGAAGAGTCTAGAGATGACACTCAATCACCAGAGATTGACCAGCCGCCAGTAAATGACGACAACTCTATTGATGGGAGGCAAGCATTGGGAGAAAATTCTGCATCTCAAGTGTCACAGTTTGCACAAACTTCAGATGACACAGTGATGGAGAGAGTGGGTGGAAGCAGCGATGAAGGCAACAGCAGCCAGGTTGATGAGGTAGTACTAGCTAAAGAGAGCGAAAAGGACAAGATCGTTGTTGAGAGATTTTTCAACCATGAATTGTTGTGTGAAGAACACG GAAACTTCACAGCCAATGAGTCAGATCGACGGCTTGTTCCTTGTGAAGTTTGGTCTTGTTTGAAAGAGTACTTCCCAGATGCTCCCGAGTTTCCTGCTTTGCATCTTGTCTGTAAAGAATGTGTG CAAAAATGCCATGCAACTGCATTGGAGaaagacaaattgaaagaTGTAGCTGTAAAACATAAATCAGCTTTGTCAGATCTCTACTATGGCAAGAACAGACCGGACTTTAATAACATGAAAATGATTACA ACAGGCAGTGATGTTAGTTTGTATGTGGTGTCAGAGGATTTTTTGGATACATGGAGGAGATTTGTGAG GTATCCCTTACAAAATGAATGTCCACAAGTTATTGACAATACAAGTTTGATATGCCCACATGGTGGTGTATTGGTTGACTTTGCAGAAGAATCATCACTTGATGAAAATGACAG ATTTTGTGTTGTGACGGAAAGAGAATGGGACATTCTCACGTCTCTCTGTACATCTCAGTCTCATGCAATTCTGCTGACTTGTGACGGCACAACGAGACAACCAGTCACAATTCCAG AGAGCTGTTTGGCATGTGTTGCTGCTGACAAAGACGTCAGATCACGACTCTCTCAGATGTTTGACAATGAAGTTGTTTATGTTCGAAAAATTACTGATAAGCAGGCAATGGTACTTCCAGACCCTGTAGAGAGTGAAAAGGTCTCATCTTGTCAAGAGAACTCTGAGAATGCCAGCTATCCTGTTTGTGTGattgatgataatgatgatgatgatgacgggGATGACATTGCATTGGAG ATGCATcagacaaagaaagcaaagatTGATTATCCAGTTCGTCGAAGTACTAG AAGACATGTCACAAGAGGAGACCTCAAGATGAACGTCAGTTCACATAATACTTTACGAGAACTTAAATTGAAA ATAATGAATAAATTTTGTGTGGCACCATTTGACCAAACACTTAGTCTTAATGGGTGCCCACTGGAAGGAGACGATGCCACATTGGAAGGGTTGGGAGTACGGCCAGGTGACACAATCATGCTCAAG GAAGATGAAGTAGTTGAGGATGAGTCACTATTCCAAGTTTTACCAG cTTGTCCTGCTCCAGAGGAAGGTTTTAAAG GGACTGGTCTAGTTGGTGTATAG
- the LOC134189469 gene encoding ubiquitin carboxyl-terminal hydrolase 48-like isoform X2 has translation MAPRNSDMGKKAWSWVKTTEPADVTQEHVITAYRIKWPACKSGFCSKRFGCRGNPNCIQNIGEKFWLGEIADDFWHDLPDPRELKREEKSYVGLQNLGATCYVNTFLQLWFHMPAFRSAVYSWRPEATQLSSGIEEKPETDSQPVDHTVDFAMNGCEVDDLMEVVSNEAQPSQLDVELPEFDLPEFKGNEFSGCCDVCGQLQLIFTLLQYSCRRFISPASFVSVLGLSKHEQQDAQEFCKLFLSLLERKLAVQSSSLAQNAVQELFGGRYSYVTTCAVCQTESSSPSEFLELDLNIQGKSNLQECIQDFLQEEKLEGEDQYYCSQCLRKQNATRQIAMESLPPVLNMQLLRFVFDRATFRKRKLNSYLQFPEELDMAPYLTGYEGNGIMYDLTAVLTHHGPSAHSGHYIAYIYKKDNVSWWKFDDKDVTKLRSKKLQLAADEANYDGSKPRNKPKVLPGHQLSSKAYMLVYTRRADENHQDEVSDLCDSPPYLHESVAVDNNCVEAGIEERLKEIRDLGAKYGAIQEEKRQLFESLACVRDDDQWEWMSFDWLKNYFSRNNCDKPVPSVDLLSVVCKHGSCLHRADPLKIEKLKKVTLKAANQIFDKYGGNVRLNGDARLCLDCVCDECHRIRLMEKITNDHRAITAILKTPCTSASGFWVGKHSLRNWRKMLEKELSREGILSSTEESRDDTQSPEIDQPPVNDDNSIDGRQALGENSASQVSQFAQTSDDTVMERVGGSSDEGNSSQVDEVVLAKESEKDKIVVERFFNHELLCEEHGNFTANESDRRLVPCEVWSCLKEYFPDAPEFPALHLVCKECVQKCHATALEKDKLKDVAVKHKSALSDLYYGKNRPDFNNMKMITTGSDVSLYVVSEDFLDTWRRFVRYPLQNECPQVIDNTSLICPHGGVLVDFAEESSLDENDRFCVVTEREWDILTSLCTSQSHAILLTCDGTTRQPVTIPESCLACVAADKDVRSRLSQMFDNEVVYVRKITDKQAMVLPDPVESEKVSSCQENSENASYPVCVIDDNDDDDDGDDIALEMHQTKKAKIDYPVRRSTRRHVTRGDLKMNVSSHNTLRELKLKIMNKFCVAPFDQTLSLNGCPLEGDDATLEGLGVRPGDTIMLKEDEVVEDESLFQVLPACPAPEEGFKGTGLVGV, from the exons ATGGCGCCTAGAAACTCGGATATGGGAAAGAAAGCATGGAGTTGGGTGAAGACCACAGAGCCTGCAGACGTTACACAAGAACACGTGATCACAGCGTACAGAATCAAATGGCCAGCATGCAAGAGTGGCTTCTGCAG CAAGAGGTTTGGGTGTCGAGGCAATCCTAATTGTATCCAGAACATCGGAGAGAAATTTTGGCTGGGAGAAATAGCAG ATGATTTTTGGCATGATTTGCCGGATCCTAGAGAGCTGAAGAGAGAGGAG AAATCATATGTGGGCTTGCAAAATCTTGGTGCAACATGTTATGTGAACACCTTTCTTCAG CTCTGGTTTCATATGCCAGCATTCCGTTCTGCTGTTTATTCTTGGAGACCAGAAGCTACTCAACTGTCATCCGGCATTGAAGAAAAGCCTGAAACAGACTCACAACCAGTTGATCACACGGTTGACTTTGCAATGAATGGATGTGAAGTTGATGATTTGATGGAAGTCGTCAGCAATGAAGCACAGCCTAGTCAGTTGGATGTTGAATTGCCAGAGTTTGATTTGCCAGAGTTTAAAGGCAATGAATTTTctggttgttgtgatgtttgtggcCAGTTGCAGCTTATCTTCACTCTTTTACAATATTCATGTCGGAG GTTCATCAGTCCTGCTTCATTTGTATCTGTATTGGGGCTGAGCAAACATGAACAGCAG GATGCTCAAGAGTTTTGCaagttgtttttgtctttattGGAAAGAAAACTAGCTGTGCAG AGTTCTTCTTTGGCTCAAAATGCAGTCCAGGAGCTGTTTGGTGGACGATACTCATATGTCACTAC TTGTGCAGTCTGTCAAACTGAGTCAAGTAGCCCATCAGAATTTCTAGAACTGGACCTCAACATTCAAGGCAAATCAAACCTTCAAGAATGTATCCAAGATTTTTTGCAG GAAGAGAAACTCGAAGGAGAAGATCAATACTATTGTAGCCAGTGCTTGAGAAAACAGAATGCTACACGGCAAATTGCCATGGAATCACTTCCACCTGTTTTAAACATGCAGCTCCTCAGATTTGTTTTTGACAG AGCAACATTTCGAAAAAGGAAACTGAACTCTTATTTACAGTTTCCAGAAGAACTAGACATGGCTCCATATCTGACTGGATACGAAG GTAATGGTATTATGTATGACTTGACTGCGGTTCTCACTCATCATGGCCCTTCGGCACATTCAGGCCATTATATTGCATATATCTACAAGAAAGAT AATGTAAGCTGGTGGAAATTTGATGACAAGGATGTTACGAAGTTGAGAAGCAAGAAGCTGCAATTGGCTGCAGATGAAGCTAATTATG ATGGAAGTAAGCCACGTAATAAACCCAAGGTCCTACCAGGTCACCAGTTGTCAAGCAAAGCCTATATGCTTGTGTATACTCGTCGAGCGGATGAGAACCATCAAG ATGAGGTCAGTGATCTTTGTGATTCTCCACCATATCTTCACGAATCAGTGGCAGTTGATAACAACTGTGTGGAAGCTGGCATAGAAGAAAGACTGAAAGAGATT agaGATTTGGGTGCAAAATATGGAGCTATTCAAGAAGAAAAGCGGCAATTGTTTGAGTCTTTGGCTTGTGTGAGAG ATGATGATCAGTGGGAGTGGATGAGTTTTGACTGGCTGAAAAATTACTTTTCTCGGAATAATTGTGACAAACCAGTGCCGTCTGTTGATCTCTTGTCAGTTGTTTGTAAACATGGCAG TTGTTTGCACAGAGCTGACCCATTAAAGATAGAGAAGCTGAAAAAAGTTACACTGAAAGCT GCTAATCAAATCTTTGATAAATATGGTGGAAATGTGAGACTTAATGG GGATGCTCGATTGTGCTTggactgtgtgtgtgatgagTGCCATAGAATTCGGTTGATGGAGAAGATTACTAATGATCACCGAGCAATAACAGCAATCCTTAAAACACCATGCACAAG TGCATCAGGTTTTTGGGTTGGAAAGCATTCTCTTCGCAATTGGCGGAAAATGCTAGAAAAGGAACTTTCTCGTGAAGGAATTCTGTCATCAACCGAAGAGTCTAGAGATGACACTCAATCACCAGAGATTGACCAGCCGCCAGTAAATGACGACAACTCTATTGATGGGAGGCAAGCATTGGGAGAAAATTCTGCATCTCAAGTGTCACAGTTTGCACAAACTTCAGATGACACAGTGATGGAGAGAGTGGGTGGAAGCAGCGATGAAGGCAACAGCAGCCAGGTTGATGAGGTAGTACTAGCTAAAGAGAGCGAAAAGGACAAGATCGTTGTTGAGAGATTTTTCAACCATGAATTGTTGTGTGAAGAACACG GAAACTTCACAGCCAATGAGTCAGATCGACGGCTTGTTCCTTGTGAAGTTTGGTCTTGTTTGAAAGAGTACTTCCCAGATGCTCCCGAGTTTCCTGCTTTGCATCTTGTCTGTAAAGAATGTGTG CAAAAATGCCATGCAACTGCATTGGAGaaagacaaattgaaagaTGTAGCTGTAAAACATAAATCAGCTTTGTCAGATCTCTACTATGGCAAGAACAGACCGGACTTTAATAACATGAAAATGATTACA ACAGGCAGTGATGTTAGTTTGTATGTGGTGTCAGAGGATTTTTTGGATACATGGAGGAGATTTGTGAG GTATCCCTTACAAAATGAATGTCCACAAGTTATTGACAATACAAGTTTGATATGCCCACATGGTGGTGTATTGGTTGACTTTGCAGAAGAATCATCACTTGATGAAAATGACAG ATTTTGTGTTGTGACGGAAAGAGAATGGGACATTCTCACGTCTCTCTGTACATCTCAGTCTCATGCAATTCTGCTGACTTGTGACGGCACAACGAGACAACCAGTCACAATTCCAG AGAGCTGTTTGGCATGTGTTGCTGCTGACAAAGACGTCAGATCACGACTCTCTCAGATGTTTGACAATGAAGTTGTTTATGTTCGAAAAATTACTGATAAGCAGGCAATGGTACTTCCAGACCCTGTAGAGAGTGAAAAGGTCTCATCTTGTCAAGAGAACTCTGAGAATGCCAGCTATCCTGTTTGTGTGattgatgataatgatgatgatgatgacgggGATGACATTGCATTGGAG ATGCATcagacaaagaaagcaaagatTGATTATCCAGTTCGTCGAAGTACTAG AAGACATGTCACAAGAGGAGACCTCAAGATGAACGTCAGTTCACATAATACTTTACGAGAACTTAAATTGAAA ATAATGAATAAATTTTGTGTGGCACCATTTGACCAAACACTTAGTCTTAATGGGTGCCCACTGGAAGGAGACGATGCCACATTGGAAGGGTTGGGAGTACGGCCAGGTGACACAATCATGCTCAAG GAAGATGAAGTAGTTGAGGATGAGTCACTATTCCAAGTTTTACCAG cTTGTCCTGCTCCAGAGGAAGGTTTTAAAG GGACTGGTCTAGTTGGTGTATAG
- the LOC134189471 gene encoding uncharacterized protein LOC134189471: MSWRSALSKNLRELRIHLCQTSVSSQGTREFIEAHYVDIKRLNPTFPILIRECSGIQPRMYARYDFGKERKVELTDMSKEQVFTALESLVTSETTT, encoded by the exons ATGTCTTGGAGGTCGGCGTTGTCCAAAAACTTGAGAGAATTACGGATACATTTATGCCAGACTTCAGTGTCAAGCCAAGGAACAAG GGAATTCATTGAAGCTCACTATGTTGATATCAAGAGGCTTAATCCCACATTTCCTATTCTAATACGAGAATGCAGTGGCATACAACCTCGCATGTACGCAAGATATG ATTTCGGAAAGGAGAGGAAGGTGGAGTTGACAGACATGAGTAAGGAGCAGGTGTTCACAGCACTGGAAAGCCTGGTGACATCGGAAACTACTACTTGA